The proteins below come from a single Triplophysa rosa linkage group LG12, Trosa_1v2, whole genome shotgun sequence genomic window:
- the lgals4 gene encoding uncharacterized protein lgals4, with translation MSSVVFQSGFQATSFSVPYVSPISEGLQAGKAIFIQGAISPQCDSFAVSLKCGESDGDDIAFQMKPVFSSNSLVLNSRQNGTWGNEEKLASPFKKGSSFDLIIAVNSDNYQLFLSGGEIGQFKHRIPLERVTVLDIRGQVTLTNVVFIGSWAGSNIFGQGGMIFQSQGGIMTCEQGPVEMSQTWSFGGEICSTTQTTNVIEYQTTLCPTVQSEFEFSILNPVQNPTLPYTGPVLGGLKAGMAMMLQGTVACNANQFAVNFKTGTSDKDNIAFHFNPQIKGKVLMNSFRDGKWGTEEYATINPFKIGEAFQMFIVAKPEGYVLYINGMEYYLFKHRIPLDKVSAVNIAGDVDLNILGFIENWSLPSQFTTTITSQTASLGSPMIQQELLLPLQNPALPYVGRISGGLRTGMAFYLKGVAGTKGDTFTTNFKTGTSENDDIAFHFNPKYNANVVMNSFRNGGWETEEFVPDNPFKMGEAFEIIIVIIPEGYQVYVNGKEYYLFKHRIPLENVSALNIKGDVVVNIGGFIQTWSTSSFATKVQTTTSSLGFSRWSPSTIQSELLNPVQNPALPYIGPITGGLKAGIALYLKGTVGTKGPGFFINFKTGQSDKDDTAFHFNPRHDSDVIMNSYGSGGWGAEEFGPDNPFKAGEAFEMFIVIKPEGYQVHVNGKEYYLFNHRIPLEKVSALQIQGDLVVKLLGFIQNWNRLSFLRWGLSTIQSEFSLPVQNPSLPYVRPIPEGLKAGLALYCQGVAGTTGDRFEINFKTGQSDKDDFAFHFNPRYNSNVIMNTHSNGEWGAEEFGPDNPFKIGEAFDMFIVIKPEGYQVYVNGNEHYLFKHRIPLEKVSVITIGGHVTLNLIAFVQKWNTSIFATQVKRGFLRWTPSTIHSQLSLPVQTPALPYVGPISRGLKAGVALYLQGVVGSKGPGFFINFKTGQSDKDDTAFHFNPRHDSDVIMNSYGSGGWGAEEFGPDNPFKAGEAFEMFIVIKPEGYQVHVNGKEYYLFNHRIPLEKVSALQIQGDLVVKLLGFIQNWNRLSFLRWGLSTIQSEFSLPVQNPSLPYVRPIPEGLKAGLALYFQGVAGTTGDRFEINFKTGQSDKDDYAFHFNPRYNLNVAMNTRSNGEWGAEEFGPDNPFKIGEAFDMFIVIKPEGYQVYVNGNEHYLFKHRIPLEKVSVITIGGHLILNLFAFVQKWSTSSFFTQLSSFLRSSSMTQSQLSFPVQNPALPYVGPISGGLKVGVALYLQGVVGSKGPGFSITFKTGQSDKDDTAFHFNARYNSNVVMNSCRNAEWEAEEFVSDNPFKMGEAFEMCIVIQTEGYQVYVNSDKIYLFKHRIPLERISVLNIAGDVVMNLCDLIQDWSTSTLGRKFLSLGSSQFELLSFQSDLLLPVQNPKIPYFGPISGGVKPGMSFFLQGVVASNAKRFEINFLIGPSENNDIAFHFNPRFDLKVAMNTRKKGKWQDEEQGSISCFKLGQAFELVIFFTSHGYKVHVNGQELFMFKHRIPLDKVAALAIYGDVSVGIFGFMMGKAGICVSPPTVHQTHRDMGGACIRPPGHHHGHHRGHHHGHHTQQGPPPHAHKHCQKK, from the exons ATGAGCAGTGTTGTGTTTCAATCTGGTTTCCAGGCCACCAGCTTT AGTGTCCCGTATGTCAGTCCTATCTCTGAAGGACTACAAGCTGGAAAAGCCATCTTCATTCAGGGAGCTATTTCCCCTCAATGTGATAG CTTTGCGGTAAGCCTGAAGTGTGGGGAGTCAGATGGAGATGACATTGCTTTTCAGATGAAGCCTGTGTTCAGCAGCAACAGCTTGGTCCTTAATAGCCGCCAAAACGGAACATGGGGAAACGAGGAGAAACTGGCTTCACCTTTTAAAAAGGGAAGCAGTTTTGATCTGATTATTGCTGTGAATTCTGACAACTATCAG TTGTTCTTGAGTGGAGGAGAGATTGGCCAGTTTAAGCATCGTATTCCTCTGGAAAGAGTCACTGTTCTTGATATCAGAGGACAGGTTACtttaacaaatgtggtgttcatTGGG AGCTGGGCTGGCTCTAACATCTTTGGGCAGGGCGGGATGATTTTCCAGTCACAGGGAGGTATCATGACTTGTGAGCAAGGTCCGGTCGAAATGAGTCAAACCTGGTCTTTTGGTGGTGAAATTTGCTCAACAACGCAGACAACAAATGTGATTGAATATCAGACAACATTGTGTCCAACTGTTCAATCGGAATTTGAATTTTCAATTCTCAATCCAGTACAAAATCCT ACACTTCCATACACGGGCCCAGTTTTAGGTGGACTGAAAGCAGGAATGGCCATGATGTTGCAGGGCACTGTGGCTTGTAATGCTAACCA GTTTGCAGTCAATTTTAAGACGGGGACCTCAGACAAGGACAACATTGCTTTTCACTTTAACCCCCAAATAAAGGGGAAGGTGCTCATGAACAGtttcagggatggaaaatggGGGACTGAGGAATATGCCACTATTAACCCCTTTAAAATAGGAGAAGCTTTTCAGATGTTTATTGTCGCCAAACCTGAGGGTTATGTG TTGTACATTAATGGAATGGAGTACTACCTGTTCAAGCACCGTATACCACTGGACAAAGTGTCAGCGGTGAATATTGCTGGAGACGTTGATTTGAACATTTTGGGCTTCATTGAG AATTGGAGCCTTCCTTCGCAATTCACAACAACAATCACCAGTCAAACTGCCAGCTTGGGTTCTCCCATGATACAACAAGAGCTTTTACTTCCACTACAAAATCCT GCCCTTCCCTATGTGGGCCGAATATCAGGAGGACTAAGAACTGGCATGGCCTTTTACTTGAAAGGAGTTGCTGGTACTAAAGGTGACAC GTTTACAACAAATTTCAAGACTGGAACGTCTGAAAATGATGACATTGCTTTCCACTTCAACCCCAAATATAATGCAAATGTGGTCATGAACAGCTTCAGGAATGGTGGATGGGAGACTGAGGAATTTGTCCCTGACAATCCTTTCAAAATGGGAGAAGCTTTTGagataataattgtaattataCCTGAAGGATACCAG GTATATGTGAATGGCAAAGAGTACTACCTGTTCAAGCACCGTATACCGCTGGAAAATGTGTCAGCATTGAACATTAAAGGAGATGTTGTTGTGAACATTGGTGGCTTCATACAA ACCTGGAGCACATCATCTTTTGCTACAAAAGTCCAAACTACAACCTCCAGTTTAGGCTTTTCACGCTGGTCTCCTTCCACCATACAGTCAGAGCTCTTGAATCCAGTCCAGAATCCT GCCCTTCCCTATATTGGCCCAATTACTGGAGGATTGAAAGCAGGAATTGCTTTATACTTGAAGGGAACTGTGGGTACTAAAGGTCCCGG GTTTTTTATAAACTTCAAGACCGGGCAGTCTGACAAGGATGATACTGCTTTCCACTTCAACCCCCGACACGATTCAGATGTGATCATGAACAGTTACGGAAGTGGAGGATGGGGCGCTGAGGAATTTGGCCCTGACAACCCCTTCAAAGCGGGAGAAGCTTTTGAGATGTTTATTGTCATCAAACCTGAAGGATACCAG GTACACGTGAATGGCAAGGAGTACTACCTGTTCAATCATCGCATACCGCTGGAAAAAGTTTCAGCGTTACAAATTCAAGGAGATCTTGTCGTCAAACTTCTTGGCTTCATTCAA AACTGGAACCGGCTGAGCTTTTTGCGCTGGGGCCTTTCCACCATCCAGTCAGAGTTCTCACTTCCAGTCCAAAATCCT TCCCTTCCCTATGTAAGGCCGATTCCTGAGGGGCTGAAAGCAGGACTGGCCTTGTACTGTCAGGGAGTTGCTGGTACTACAGGTGACCG GTTTGAGATAAACTTCAAGACCGGGCAGTCTGACAAGGATGACTTTGCTTTCCACTTCAATCCCCGATACAACTCGAATGTGATCATGAACACGCACAGTAATGGAGAATGGGGGGCTGAGGAATTTGGTCCGGACAATCCCTTTAAAATTGGAGAAGCCTTTGACATGTTTATTGTCATAAAACCTGAAGGATATCAG GTATATGTGAACGGCAATGAGCACTACCTATTCAAGCACCGGATACCACTGGAAAAAGTGTCTGTAATAACTATTGGTGGACATGTGACTCTAAACCTGATTGCCTTTGTACAA AAGTGGAACACATCTATATTTGCTACACAAGTAAAGAGGGGCTTCTTGCGCTGGACGCCTTCCACCATACATTCGCAGCTCTCTCTTCCTGTCCAAACTCCT GCCCTTCCTTATGTGGGTCCGATTTCCAGGGGACTGAAAGCAGGAGTGGCCTTGTACTTGCAGGGAGTTGTTGGTAGTAAAGGTCCTGG GTTTTTTATAAACTTCAAGACCGGGCAGTCTGACAAGGATGATACTGCTTTCCACTTCAACCCCCGACACGATTCAGATGTGATCATGAACAGTTACGGAAGTGGAGGATGGGGCGCTGAGGAATTTGGCCCTGACAACCCCTTCAAAGCGGGAGAAGCTTTTGAGATGTTTATTGTCATCAAACCTGAAGGATACCAG GTACACGTGAATGGCAAGGAGTACTACCTGTTCAATCATCGCATACCGCTGGAAAAAGTTTCAGCGTTACAAATTCAAGGAGATCTTGTCGTCAAACTTCTTGGCTTCATTCAA AACTGGAACCGGCTGAGCTTTTTGCGCTGGGGCCTTTCCACCATCCAGTCAGAGTTCTCACTTCCAGTCCAAAATCCT TCCCTTCCCTATGTAAGGCCGATTCCTGAGGGGCTGAAAGCAGGACTGGCCTTGTACTTTCAAGGAGTTGCTGGCACTACAGGTGACCG GTTTGAGATAAACTTCAAGACCGGGCAGTCTGACAAGGATGACTATGCTTTCCACTTCAATCCCCGATACAACTTGAATGTGGCCATGAACACGCGCAGTAATGGAGAATGGGGGGCTGAGGAATTTGGTCCGGACAATCCCTTTAAAATTGGAGAAGCCTTTGACATGTTTATTGTCATAAAACCTGAAGGATATCAG GTATATGTGAACGGCAATGAGCACTACCTATTCAAGCACCGGATACCACTGGAAAAAGTGTCTGTAATAACTATTGGCGGACATTTGATTCTCAACCTTTTTGCCTTTGTACAA AAGTGGAGCACATCTTCATTTTTTACCCAACTGAGCAGCTTCCTGCGGTCTTCTTCCATGACACAGTCGCAACTCTCATTTCCTGTCCAAAATCCT GCCCTTCCTTATGTGGGTCCAATTTCCGGGGGACTGAAAGTAGGAGTGGCCTTGTACTTGCAGGGAGTTGTTGGTAGCAAAGGTCCCGG GTTTTCAATTACCTTCAAGACCGGCCAGTCCGACAAGGATGACACTGCTTTTCATTTCAATGCCCGATACAACTCTAATGTGGTGATGAATTCGTGCAGAAATGCAGAATGGGAGGCTGAGGAATTTGTTTCTGACAACCCCTTCAAAATGGGAGAAGCATTTGAGATGTGTATTGTCATCCAAACTGAAGGATATCAG GTATATGTGAACAGCGACAAGATTTACCTTTTCAAGCACCGCATACCACTGGAGAGAATTTCAGTGTTGAATATTGCCGGAGATGTTGTCATGAATCTTTGTGATTTAATTCAA GACTGGAGCACATCTACACTGGGCAGGAAATTCTTAAGTCTGGGGAGCTCGCAGTTTGAACTTCTCAGCTTCCAGTCAGACCTCTTACTTCCAGTCCAAAATCCT AAAATTCCCTATTTTGGCCCAATTTCCGGGGGAGTGAAACCAGGCATGTCATTCTTCTTGCAGGGTGTTGTTGCTAGTAATGCCAAGCG GTTTGAAATAAACTTCCTGATTGGGCCATCTGAGAATAACGACATTGCTTTCCACTTCAACCCGCGATTTGACCTTAAGGTTGCCATGAACACCCGTAAGAAGGGAAAATGGCAAGATGAGGAACAAGGCTCAATCAGCTGCTTTAAATTGGGACAAGCTTTTGAGTTGGTCATTTTCTTCACGTCCCATGGTTACAAG GTGCATGTGAACGGCCAAGAACTCTTCATGTTTAAGCACCGCATACCTTTGGACAAAGTAGCTGCTCTTGCTATCTATGGGGATGTCTCTGTTGGCATATTCGGTTTTATGATG GGTAAGGCAGGCATTTGTGTTTCTCCTCCCACTGTTCATCAAACTCACAGGGATATGGGAGGCGCTTGTATTCGTCCTCCTGGTCATCACCATGGTCATCACCGTGGTCATCACCATGGTCATCACACTCAACAGGGTCCTCCTCCTCACGCCCACAAGCACTGTCAAAAAAAGTGA
- the p2ry1 gene encoding P2Y purinoceptor 1, which produces MLTARAPAFFSFFTKITYMLTLYIMTAELSNFTSLLNNVTELQNHTRGCSLTKTGFQFYYLPTVYIIVFITGFIGNSLAIWMFVCHMRPWSSISVYMFNLALADFCYVLSLPFLIFYYFNKTDWIFGDVLCRLQRFIFHVNLYGSILFLTCISVHRYSGVVHPLKSLGRLKKKNAVRTVAFVWFIVVVGISPILYYSRTGPKKGYTTCYDTTTADELPGYFIYSMCMTVFGFCIPFIIILSCYGGIVRALIYNDMDNAPLRKKSIYLVIIVLTVFAVSYLPFHVMKNLNMRARLYFQSPDMCDFNNRVYATYQVTRGLASLNSCVDPILYFLAGDTFRRRLSRVTKKASRKGDHTLQSKSEETALNSLPEYVQNGDNRM; this is translated from the coding sequence ATGTTGACCGCGCGCGCGCCagcatttttctctttctttacaAAGATCACATATATGCTGACCCTTTACATCATGACAGCGGAGTTAAGTAACTTTACGTCCCTCTTGAATAACGTGACTGAGCTTCAAAACCACACAAGAGGTTGCAGCTTAACCAAAACTGGTTTTCAGTTTTACTACTTACCCACCGTGTACATTATTGTGTTCATCACGGGATTTATTGGAAACAGTCTGGCCATATGGATGTTTGTGTGTCACATGAGGCCATGGAGCAGCATCTCCGTATATATGTTCAATTTGGCACTTGCGGATTTTTGTTACGTGCTCTCGCTACCTTTTCTCATATTCTACTACTTCAATAAAACGGACTGGATTTTTGGAGACGTGTTGTGCAGGTTGCAGCGGTTTATTTTCCACGTGAATCTCTACGGGAGCATCCTGTTCCTGACGTGCATCAGCGTGCACAGGTATTCCGGTGTGGTCCATCCTCTGAAATCACTGGGAAGGCTGAAAAAGAAAAACGCGGTGCGCACGGTCGCTTTTGTGTGGTTCATAGTTGTGGTGGGAATCTCTCCGATCCTCTATTACTCACGCACGGGGCCAAAAAAGGGATACACGACCTGCTACGACACCACGACGGCGGACGAGCTGCCTGGTTATTTCATCTACAGCATGTGCATGACAGTGTTTGGTTTCTGCATCCCGTTTATTATAATTCTGAGCTGTTACGGAGGTATTGTCAGGGCCCTCATTTATAATGACATGGACAATGCTCCGCTGAGGAAGAAATCTATATACCTGGTCATCATTGTTCTCACTGTGTTCGCTGTATCCTATTTGCCCTTCCATGTCATGAAGAACCTGAACATGAGAGCTCGACTCTACTTCCAGAGTCCGGACATGTGTGATTTTAATAATAGAGTGTATGCCACTTACCAGGTGACAAGGGGCCTGGCCAGTCTTAACAGCTGTGTGGACcctattttgtatttcttggcCGGGGACACGTTTAGACGCAGACTGTCCAGGGTCACCAAAAAGGCCTCCAGAAAAGGAGATCACACTCTTCAGTCCAAGAGCGAGGAGACGGCGCTTAACAGCTTGCCTGAGTACGTCCAGAATGGGGACAATCGCATGTGA